One stretch of Podospora pseudoanserina strain CBS 124.78 chromosome 4, whole genome shotgun sequence DNA includes these proteins:
- a CDS encoding hypothetical protein (EggNog:ENOG503Q3F5; COG:S), with protein MDEYPAGSLDHSVPFLLTLGTSGDPTYQSGLSAVLKEQAILIRSELPPLDSDQAHALLRYIQNRDASDLPCNGRDAPKKHRFHVKTAERSILLPPRRARLPDGIDMPSPTAVLHSPYSPLSPISPLYPDGLIGTQWIRKHQDLVPSVLLCFYTLTSDPTLATLNDNKIKTDVNNIRALLSQSGYKTRLAVVLLSDKTSASGDHVQDRLESLRRGCGIDAKSLFLVPPGDSKEELERMAENMLTTLYTASLDYYRDLGRHSRKKRGRGVAPQPTVPPTSGTSQTLSLAGWNVRYDFKSAVFAEYRQEMDVALRSYEQAYENLLSSELMEVIPSWSPRWNEARFLADVLAVRCLRCLLWNGQHSAAARRWQSHRERIADFLDRRGRGTGNYGWEAWESRWALLMANLMEKASIPELAPVTHKLYLQPEKNVMGERLQPWEFLHHTGYWYRLSAKHMQARRDFAHAIPEDDRRSPSMSPASFVAKSAFAYDTYMCPDPFEEYPLHRGGFDHGRFVVERLMKARSEFLKREQVRLAAEVSLECARELGLTEEWSGIVKLLRPLWKDLPFRSEGWTTIAELLSWNLRAAAVELDDAELVVTIDWELLNQTFQKRPNWEYDITKALDQIDTESKPIVSLADGQILPFIWTSFLFREEEGKAGQNVRSQLTIKSNAHQGSTPVSLTSLYLNFSGSLDRVVIEHDDAAAVQEKRGNTSISAVPLTRDDAEAEVTDLGATNKSVILQGAADLTLAPGQTLVFNLEIPLREPGETEAQSLVVNLDTEEFDLHHELKFHQTPKTNFWYLSGSATKRIARPNPLAIKVQPRPPKLEIKCPVWKDQYYTDEAIVLEFELTNGEDIEALAKLDATLFGENPPAFTVDIAGHESQTSSSSRSEESKLIGAPLGTIESSKTSSVQLRLPPVDRSSQYDLTLKVTYFLPTNPGTPITQTTAFQLNIVNPFEANYDLLPRVHPDPWPSLFDADGVRSAAPDDDVPLAFKGLSQSWCLLTRYASFASEPLRVVDIDVVLSSLPSVRCHAIKHNNLPSSGEGRLVAPKTIEEAAFELKAQKASLDERGPSPLDVSLVIKWSRPEVSDQLNSTTLPVPRFNLFGTEPRVLATVSHMFTPHPLVVLTVYIENASNHLLTFGLTMEPSDEFAFSGPKQTSLSLLPVQRRGVEYRLVPFDDLGGGGEVGGCWYYQKVLRVVPGGEGLGDEGGGGGLDSRTGRWRGDGKGSKGLERVMV; from the exons ATGGACGAATACCCAGCTGGCAGTCTGGACCATAGTGTTCCGTTCCTGCTCACACTCGGCACATCTGGCGATCCAACTTACCAGTCAGGCCTGAGTGCAGTGCTCAAGGAACAGGCCATCCTGATCCGTTCCGAGCTCCCACCTCTCGATTCAGACCAGGCGCATGCCCTCTTGCGATATATCCAGAACCGCGATGCGTCAGACCTGCCCTGTAATGGCCGAGATGCGCCAAAGAAGCACCGATTCCACGTCAAGACGGCCGAGAGG TCAATACTCCTACCGCCTCGCCGCGCGCGCCTCCCAGATGGCATCGACATGCCCTCACCGACTGCTGTGCTACACTCTCCCTACTCTCCCCTGAGTCCCATCTCACCATTATACCCCGACGGTCTGATCGGTACGCAGTGGATTCGCAAACACCAGGACCTCGTCCCCAGTGTGTTACTGTGCTTCTATACCCTTACTTCCGACCCAACACTTGCGACGCTTAATGACAACAAAATCAAGACGGATGTGAACAACATCAGGGCCCTTCTCAGCCAGTCCGGCTATAAAACGCGCTTGGCTGTTGTGCTCTTGAGTGACAAGACATCTGCCTCAGGTGATCATGTGCAGGACCGATTGGAGAGTCTCCGAAGGGGATGTGGCATAGATGCAAAATCTTTGTTTCTTGTACCGCCCGGTGATtcgaaggaggagcttgagcgCATGGCTGAGAACATGCTGACAACGCTCTACACAGCCTCACTGGACTACTACCGGGACCTTGGGAGGCATTCACGGAAGAAACGGGGCAGGGGAGTGGCACCGCAGCCGACGGTACCACCGACCTCGGGCACATCACAAACACTCTCGCTGGCGGGATGGAATGTGCGCTATGACTTCAAAAGCGCCGTATTCGCGGAATATCGGCAGGAGATGGATGTTGCCCTAAGATCATATGAGCAGGCCTACGAGAACCTGCTCAGCTCGGAGCTGATGGAAGTGATTCCAAGTTGGAGTCCACGGTGGAACGAGGCTAGGTTTCTCGCCGATGTCTTGGCTGTGCGCTGTCTTCGATGTCTGTTGTGGAACGGTCAGCACAGCGCGGCTGCTCGACGATGGCAGTCCCACCGGGAGAGGATAGCCGACTTTCTCGACCGTCGAGGTCGGGGCACCGGAAACTATGGATGGGAAGCTTGGGAATCTCGATGGGCGCTTCTCATGGCCAATCTGATGGAAAAGGCCAGCATCCCCGAGTTGGCTCCGGTGACCCACAAGCTGTACCTCCAGCCGGAGAAGAATGTGATGGGAGAGCGGTTGCAGCCATGGGAATTTCTGCATCACACGGGATATTGGTATCGTCTGTCGGCAAAGCACATGCAAGCTAGGAGGGACTTTGCACATGCGATACCCGAAGACGATAGGAGGTCTCCCAGCATGTCGCCGGCGTCTTTTGTGGCCAAATCAGCGTTTGCTTATGACACTTACATGTGTCCGGATCCTTTTGAAGAGTATCCTCTACATCGTGGTGGCTTTGATCACGGCCggtttgtggtggagaggttgatgaaggcACGTTCGGAGTTTCTCAAGCGGGAACAAGTACGTCTGGCCGCAGAAGTGTCCCTGGAATGTGCCCGAGAACTCGGCCTGACTGAGGAGTGGTCCGGCATTGTCAAGCTGCTGCGTCCGTTGTGGAAAGACTTGCCATTCAGAAGTGAGGGCTGGACCACAATTGCGGAATTGTTGAGCTGGAATCTCCGGGCTGCCGCAGTGGAACTTGACGATGctgagttggtggtgactATTGATTGGGAGCTGTTGAACCAGA CTTTCCAAAAACGTCCCAACTGGGAGTATGACATTACCAAAGCTCTTGACCAAATCGATACCGAGTCCAAGCCAATAGTGTCTCTAGCCGACGGTCAAATACTCCCCTTCATCTGGacatcttttcttttccgagaagaggaaggcaaAGCGGGCCAGAACGTGCGAAGTCAGCTCACGATCAAATCCAATGCGCATCAGGGGTCCACTCCTGTCTCTCTGACCAGTCTCTACCTCAACTTCAGCGGCAGCTTGGACCGGGTAGTTATAGAgcatgatgatgctgctgcggtACAGGAAAAGAGGGGCAACACATCAATATCTGCGGTCCCGCTAACGCGCGATGATGCCGAGGCCGAAGTCACAGACCTGGGCGCAACCAACAAAAGCGTCATACTTCAAGGCGCTGCTGACCTGACGCTTGCCCCTGGCCAGACTTTGGTATTCAACCTTGAAATTCCATTACGGGAACCAGGCGAGACGGAAGCTCAGTCATTGGTGGTGAACCTGGACACTGAGGAGTTCGACTTGCACCATGAGTTGAAGTTTCATCAGACGCCAAAAACCAACTTTTGGTATCTTTCTGGCTCTGCCACGAAACGCATTGCGCGTCCGAATCCACTCGCGATCAAGGTGCAGCCTAGGCCACCGAAGCTGGAGATCAAGTGCCCGGTCTGGAAGGATCAGTACTACACGGATGAGGCCATCGTCCTCGAATTCGAGCTCACCAATGGCGAAGATATCGAGGCGCTGGCCAAACTTGATGCTACACTCTTTGGCGAGAATCCCCCAGCGTTCACTGTTGATATTGCAGGCCATGAGTCTCAGACATCATCCAGTTCCCGCAGCGAAGAGAGCAAACTGATAGGGGCACCCCTGGGCACCATTGAAAGTTCCAAGACCTCATCAGTTCAACTTCGACTTCCACCAGTTGATCGCTCCAGTCAGTACGACCTCACCTTGAAGGTCACTTACTTTCTCCCTACCAACCCTGGTACGCCGATCACCCAAACTACGGCGTTTCAACTCAACATTGTCAACCCGTTTGAAGCAAACTATGATCTCCTGCCGCGGGTTCACCCGGATCCATGGCCAAGCTTGTTTGATGCGGATGGTGTCCGGAGTGCCGCTCCAGACGATGACGTTCCTTTAGCCTTCAAGGGTCTATCTCAGTCCTGGTGTCTGTTGACTCGCTATGCCTCCTTTGCATCAGAGCCACTAAGGGTGGTAGACATCGACGTGGTGCTGTCTTCCCTCCCATCAGTCAGATGCCACGCAATCAAGCACAACAATCTCCCCTCCTCGGGCGAAGGCCGACTAGTCGCCCCCAAAACCATCGAGGAAGCAGCATTTGAGCTCAAAGCCCAAAAGGCCTCCCTCGACGAGCGAGGTCCATCACCATTGGACGTCTCCCTCGTCATCAAATGGTCTCGTCCGGAGGTCTCGGATCAACTCAACAGCACTACTTTACCAGTGCCACGGTTCAATCTGTTTGGTACGGAACCGCGGGTTTTGGCGACGGTCTCGCATATGTTTACACCGCACCCGTTGGTGGTCTTGACGGTGTATATTGAGAATGCGTCGAATCATCTGTTGACGTTTGGGCTGACGATGGAGCCGAGTGACGAGTTTGCATTTTCGGGGCCGAAGCAGACTAGTCTGAGCTTGTTGCCTgtgcagaggaggggggtggagtaTAGGTTGGTGCCgtttgatgatttggggggaggtggggaggtgggtgggtgttgg TATTATCAGAAGGTGCTGAGGGTTGTGCccgggggtgaggggttAGGGGacgaaggaggggggggaggtttggattccaggacggggaggtggaggggggatgggaaggggagtaAGGGGTTAGAGAGAGTGATGGTGTAG